In the Juglans microcarpa x Juglans regia isolate MS1-56 chromosome 6D, Jm3101_v1.0, whole genome shotgun sequence genome, one interval contains:
- the LOC121235376 gene encoding uncharacterized protein LOC121235376, which yields MEEMNEQASNLVAFYKEVHWSRKKGRFITDTAENNYNLMVERLNETEMDGDMDEAANAAYKEVLGHRSGYAMGLGHSIIPDPSPSLRNNKNYQRIVEENEKNKNDANLYKNQLEALRSDLLEFKNQFKDYEKLMNTRMKDLESQRESHPCFWVDQPVDGDDGI from the exons ATGGAGGAAATG AATGAACAAGCCTCGAATTTGGTAGCTTTTTATAAAGAAGTGCATTGGTCAAGAAAGAAAGGTAGATTTATCACCGACACTGCAGAAAACAATTAC AATCTGATGGTTGAGCGGTTGAATGAGACCGAGATGGATGGCGACATGGATGAAGCAGCTAATGCAGCGTACAAGGAGGTTTTAGGACATCGATCAGGTTATGCAATGGGACTAGGCCACTCTATTATACCTGACCCATCTCCTTCATTGCGGAACAATAAGAATTATCAACGTATTGTTGAGGAGAACGAGAAGAACAAGAATGATGCAAACTTGTACAAGAACCAGTTAGAGGCACTGAGATCTGATTTACTAGAATTCAAGAACCAATTTAAAGACTATGAGAAATTGATGAACACTCGCATGAAAGATTTGGAGTCTCAAAGGGAGTCTCATCCATGCTTTTGG GTTGATCAGCCAGTTGATGGGGATGATGGTATTTAG
- the LOC121235233 gene encoding amino acid transporter AVT1I-like — MSSDLGAPLTSRRTGSSSLNACYNVTNAFLGISLLTVPYALSRGGWLSLVFFLVIAALTFYTGILLKRCMDADPSIRHYLDIAERAFGKRGRVIVSIIMSSELFLIGIGLLILEVDNLEKLFPNFAVKIGSLIISGRCSFVIITALVILPSMLLTDLTILSYLSAMGVFTCIVIVGSIFCVGALGGVGFQAKGTLLNVDGIPTAVSLYIVCFGGHPAVLQFIFP; from the exons ATGTCAAGTGACTTAGGGGCACCATTAACTAGTCGAAGGACTGGATCGAGTTCCTTGAATGCATGCTACAATGTAACAAACGCGTTCTTAG GAATCAGTTTACTAACAGTCCCTTATGCACTATCGAGAGGAGGGTGGTTGAGCTTGGTGTTCTTTCTCGTAATTGCTGCTTTGACTTTTTACACTGGCATTTTGCTAAAGAGATGTATGGATGCTGATCCATCAATTAGACACTACCTAGACATCGCTGAACGAGCATTTGGTAAAAGAGGTAGAGTAATAGTATCAATCATCATGAGCTCCGAGTTGTTCCTTATTGGAATTGGGCTTTTGATTCTAGAAGTCGACAACTTAGAGAAGTTGTTTCCAAATTTTGCGGTCAAGATTGGTTCACTGATAATCAGTGGAAGATGCTCATTTGTTATCATTACAGCACTAGTTATCTTGCCCTCTATGCTCTTAACTGACTTGACTATACTATCTTATCTCTCTGCTATGGGAGTGTTTACTTGCATTGTCATAGTTGGCTCCATTTTCTGCGTTGGGGCACTTGGTGGCGTTGGATTTCAAGCAAAGGGAACGTTGTTAAATGTGGATGGCATTCCTACTGCAGTTAGCTTATATATTGTTTGCTTTGGCGGACATCCTGCGGTCCTTCAATTTATATTTCCATGA
- the LOC121235375 gene encoding amino acid transporter AVT1J-like: MLTAGYLMYGDNVGSQITLNLPSGEVSAKVAIYSTLFIRITKYALVITPVATALERELSANYRNWGPLRMLIRIGLLTSTAIVAHVFPYFENLMAIIGSIFVVAASFVLPCLCYLKIAVSLNGWSSKLMGVVAIIVFGSVAGILGTYSAFVDLLQNV, from the coding sequence ATGCTAACAGCTGGGTATCTCATGTACGGAGACAACGTAGGATCACAAATAACTCTGAATCTACCAAGTGGAGAAGTTAGTGCAAAAGTGGCTATTTATTCCACTTTGTTTATTCGAATTACAAAGTATGCATTAGTGATAACTCCAGTTGCAACTGCCCTTGAACGTGAGCTATCTGCAAATTACAGGAATTGGGGACCTTTACGAATGCTTATCCGAATCGGATTGCTTACGAGCACGGCAATTGTGGCACATGTATTTCCATATTTTGAGAACCTCATGGCCATCATTGGTTCTATATTTGTTGTGGCAGCTTCATTTGTACTCCCATGCTTGTGCTATTTGAAGATTGCTGTTTCACTCAATGGTTGGAGCAGTAAGTTGATGGGTGTTGTAGCAATAATAGTATTTGGAAGTGTAGCAGGAATTTTAGGGACCTATTCAGCCTTTGTTGACCTTTTACAAAATGTTTAG